Part of the Bryobacteraceae bacterium genome is shown below.
TTCGTTGTCCACTGTGAGCCACTCGGCGAACGGAACGCGCCGGTCCGCCGTGGAATCGAGCGGAAGCGCTTCGCCGTCCAACGGCGCCGGGGGTAGCGGCTGCCGGAGCCTCGGGTGATCGATGTCGCCCGACGTTTGCGCAAAGATCACGTTCTCGCCCGCCGCGTCGCCGTTCTTTACGCCCACGCGCGCGAAGAGATTCGCGAACTGATAGTACTGCTTCTGCGTCCACTTCTCGAGCGGATGGTTGTGGCAGCGGGCGCACGTCAATCGCTGGCCGAGGAATGCCTGCGTCACGTTCTCGGCGAGGTCGATCGTATCCTTGTGCAGTACGTAGTAGTTCAGCGCGCCGTGCTCCCGCGTGGATCCTGTCCCGGTGAAGATCTCCCGCGCGAACCGGTCCCACGGCTTGTTCTCCTTCACGCTGTCGTGGATCCAGTTGTAGAAGGTCCACATCGCGTTGGTTCGCAGTTTTCGGGAACTCACCAGCAGCAGGTCGGACCATTTGTATGCCCAGAAATCCGCGTATTCCGGTGACTCGAGCAGCTTGTCAATCAGTTTGGCTCGTTTGCCGGCCGACGCATCGGCGAGAAACTCCTCCACCTGCTCCGGCGTCGGAAGCGTCCCGGTGGCATCCAGGTAGACGCGCCGCAGAAACGCTTCGTCCGTCGCCGTCTTCGAAGGGACGAACCCCAGCGCTTTCCATTTCGCCAGCGCTTGTTCGTCGATCAGATTCGCGGGCAGGAAGTGCGCATACGCTGACGCGTCCCGCCGCTCGAATGGCGCCGTGACGCGCGCGTACAACACCTTGCTCGCATACCAGATCGGGATCGCCGCTTCGCCCTTGCCGGTCATCTTCACCAGCCCGTTGTCATTCACAAGCGCGACGCCTTCGTTCGCAGAACTGAACTTGGCCCACCGCGTGACGTCTTCCGTCCGTCCATCGGAATAGCGTGCCCGCACCACCAGCTGCTGTTCGGCCTCAGGCGCGAGAATCGCCCGCGCCGGGAAGACTTCAAGGCCCGTCACTGTCGCGTCGTTCGCCTTCGGCCCGGCCATGCCGTCGCCGATCCATTCCGAGATCACGCGGTACTCCAGTGATTTCTCCGCGAATCGTTTGCCGCCCCCATGCGGCATGGCGAAGGTCGCCTTGCGCAGGATCAACGACGCCGACGGGTTGCCCGGCGATACCCGCCGCCCCACCGATTGCCGGGTGATTGCGTCGAAGTCGAGTTCCGGATCGTAGCCGCGGAGCGTGAGCTTGAAGCCGTTCTTCCCCGCGAGCGCTCCGTGGCAGGCGCCCTGGTTGCACCCCATCTTCGTCAACACCGGGATGATATGGTTGCGGAAAGACCAGTGAAACTCCGCTCCGATCGTCACCCGGACCCGGGCCGCCGCCGTTCCTTTAGCCGTCTTCGCGGTGATCGTCGTTTCACCGCTTGCCACCGGTGTCACGATCCCCGCGGCGTCCACGCGCGCCACCGCCGCGTTCGCCGAACTCCATTCGGCTTTTCGTGTCGCATCCGATTCCTGGCCGTTCGCCTCCTCACGCAGCACCAGGCGGTGGCGCGACTCGGGTGTCCGCAGATCCAACTCCGGCGGTAGGATCGTCAATGTCTGCGCACGAACGCAAACGGCAAGGAGGATAGGTATGAAATGACGCATCGTGAATCCCAGTGGCTACCCTATGATGATATGCTGGCCATTCGCCCTGCATGAGTCTCCCTTCGCCCCTCCGCGGCATCGTTACCCCCTTGCTCACCCCGCTGAAGACCCCGGACAGCCTCGATCCCGAGGGTCTCGATCGCCTGGTGGACCACGTGATTGACGGCGGCGTCCACGGCATCTTCATCCTCGGCACCAGTGGCGAGGGTCCCAGCGTCAGCGCCTCGATCCGGCGCGCCGTCGTCGAACGGACGTGCTCCCGCGCCGCCGGCAGGGTCCCGGTGCTCGTGGGCGTGACGGATTCCTCGCTCGCCGACGCCGTCTCCCTGGCGAACGTGGCGGCGGGCTCGGGCGCCGCCGCCGTGGTCACCACGGGGCCGCTCTACATGCCCGTAACGCAGGCGCAACTGCTCGGCTATATCGCGGATCTTGCCGCTGCCTCGCCCCTCCCGGTGATGCTCTACAACATGCCGAGCCATGCTCGCGTCTTCTTCGAAGTCGAAACGGTCCGCCTCGCCGCGCAAATCCCCGGCGTCATCGGGCTCAAGGACAGTTCCGCCCAGCTCCTTTACCTGCGCGGTCTTCAGCAGGCGCTCGCCGGCCGCCCTGATTTCACACTCCTTGTTGGACCCGAGGAGATGATGCCGGAATGCGTGATGTTCGGCGTCCACGGCGGTGTCAACGGTGGGTCGAACCTCTTCCCCAAGCTCTTCGTCGACCTGTATGACGCCGCTGCTCGAGGCGATCTCGCCACCGTCGCCAGTCTGCGCGAAGCCGTTCTCGCGCTGAGCCGCGCCGTGTACAACGCCGTCAGCTACGGTTCCAGCTATCTGCAGGGCGTCAAATGTGCGGCCGAAGCGCTCGGCCTCTGCGCCGGTGCTCTCGCGGCGCCCTACAAGGCCTTCGAAGGCGCGGAGCGCGATGCCGTGCGCCGCGGGCTTGCCGACTTCCGGAACGCCTACCAGATCTAGCTCGCCGGGGGCGGTCTCATGCGTTCACCAGCACCACGCGCCCGGTGATGCTCCCAGCCCGCAGCTTCTCGAGAATGGACGGCGCTTCCACCAGCGGCGCTGTCGCCACGTGTGACCGAAGCAATCCTCGCGCCGCAAGCTCGAGCGTCTCCCGCAAGTCCTCCCGCGTCCCCACCGCAGACCCGATCACACGATACTCGCCCGACACCATGTGGAATGCCGAAAGCGGAACCGGCTCCGGGGGCATGCCAACCACCACCAGCGTGCCGCCCTTGCGCATGCTCGCGAAGGCCGCCTCATAGGCCTTGGCGCTGCCGGCGGCGACCAGTACGACATGCCCTCGAGGCGGCTTCGCGGTACCGGTCCACGTTGCTCCCGATTCCCGCGCCAGCGCGAGCTTGTCCTCCGCGAGATCCACCGCCGCCACCTCGGCTCCCTTGGCCCGCGCCACCTGGATCGCCAGGTGACCGAGGCCGCCCACGCCGTAGATCACGGCCTGTTGGCCCGCTTCGAGCCCCGCCGACTTCAGCGCCTTGTACACCGTGACCCCGGCGCACAACAAAGGAGCTGCGTCGACATCGGATACCGAATTCGGCACCCGCGCCACGTGGCTTGCCTTGGCCAGCATGTGTGTCGCGAAACCGCCATTCACCGTCACGCCCGTGATCGCCTGCTTGGAGCATAGGGTCTCCCTGCCGGCCGCGCAGTACTCGCAGGTCCCGCACGCCCAGTGCAGCCACGGCACGCCGCCCCGCTGCCCCACTGCGAGTTCCGTCACGCCGTCGCCCAGTTTCTCCACCACGCCCACAACTTCGTGGCCTGGAATCAGCGGGATCCTGGTCACGGGCTTCAAGCGGGGCCAATCTCCGTCGACGACGTGAAGGTCGCTATGGCAGACTCCGCACGCCGTCACGCGAAGCAACGCTTCGCCCGGGCCGGGAGCCGGTAAAGGCACGTCTTCGATCGAAAGAGCCTTTCCAAAATCGTGAAGCACGGCAGCCTGCATAGAGTGCATCTTGTCACACCCGCCCGCGGTCGCGCTCGAAACTTACTATTCTACTGGCCCTGCGCGCCTCAAGTTATCGCCTATCGAATTGAGAGTAACAGCGGACGTGGAACTGCTCCGAACAGATCCATTACTACCTTCGGCCGGCCGTGATATGATACTGCGGTCATTGTTAAACTGGCTGACAGGCGGTGGCGACCCGCAGCCGGAAGCCTCCGGAGGCGACGAAATCGGTGCGCTCCTGCCCCATTGGCGCGACCCTGTCGCCCGGGATCGTCTCTTCTCGTTGATTTACCCTGAGTTACGGCGGGCCGCGGAGATCCGGATGCGGTTCGAACGGCCGGATCACACGCTTCAGCCAACAGCCCTCGTCAACGAAGTCTTCCTTCAACTGGTTCGCCAGCGGGAGATGCGATGGCAGAACCGGGCGCATTTCCTGGCGATGGCTTCTGAAATGATGCGCCGGATTCTCGTCGATCACGCCCGCGCCAGGGGTGCGCGGCGGCGCGATGGCGGAGTGCGTGTGCCGCTTGAACCAGACCAGTTCGTCACCGGTCAGGACTTTGAAGAGATCATACTCCTCGACGACCTGCTCACTCGTCTGGCGCGGAAGAACGCGCGACTCGCGCAAGTCGTCGAACTGAGATACTTCGGCGGCCTTTCGTTTCAGGAAGTCGGTGAAGTGCTGAGGATTGGTGAGCGGACCGCCAAACGAGACTGGCAGATGGCCCGCGCCTGGCTCTACACCGCGATGGTTCCTGAGGGACCCAATGACGCCCGAACAGCGGATACAGATCAGACAGCTTCTTGAAGAAGCGCTCGAACTGGACGACGGCGAACGGCACGCGTTCCTCCAAGCCGCCTGCCACGGCGACCCCACTCTGCGAATCGCGCTCGACGAACTGCTCGAGGGGCGAGGGCCGATGCCCGAGTTCCTCCGCGACGCGGAAGGCGTAGCGCTCGGTCCGGTATTCTCCTCGGGAACCCTCATCGACGGCCGTTTCCGAATCGAACGTTTTCGCGGACGCGGCGGCATGGGTGAAGTCTACGAAGCGTTCGACTCGAGCCTCGGAGTGCGGCTCGGCCTCAAGACGCTCCGCGGCGACATCAATGCCGATCAGGACGCCATCGATCGTTTCCGCCGCGAAGTGCTCGTTGCGCGTACCGTCACCCACCCGAACCTCTGCCGTGTCTACGACATGGTCGAGCACCGGTCCACGAACGAGCCGCCGGTCGCTTGCCTCACGATGGAGTGGCTCGAGGGAGAAACCCTCGCCGCCTACCTGGAACGGAGCCGGCCGCTGTCGCCGGCCGTGGCCTTGCCGTTGATCCGCCAGATCGCGGCAGCGCTCGAAGCCCTGCACGCTGCCGGCCTCGTCCACCGCGATCTAAAGCCGGGCAATGTCGTCATGGTGGCGCAGCCCGGCGGAGGCACTCGCGCCGTGGTGACGGATTTCGGACTCGCCAAGCCCGCCGCCGCCGGTGAGGAGTTCTTCGAGTCCGTGGTTGACGCCCAAGCCGGCGCGCCCTACTTCATGGCGCCCGAGCAACTGAAGAACGAGCGCCCCACAACCGCCTCCGACGTCTATTCGTTCGGCCTGATGATCGACGAGATGGTGACCGTCGAGCGCGCGTTCAGTGCGCCCTCGCTGGCCGCCCTCTACTACCAGCGGCTCTTCGAGCAGCCCGCACTTCCGCGGGATCGCGCTCCGGACCTGCCGGACCATTGGGACCGAACCATTCGCCGGTGCCTCGCCACGGACCCCGCCGCGCGCCCGGCGACCGCCGCCGCGGTGCTCGCCGAATTGGACGGACAATTGCCATCGCTGCCGGAGCCAGCCAAGGTTCCTCCGGCAAGGCCGCCGGCCGGGCCGCGCTATCCGGTGTTTGTCCTGGCCGGTCTTGCGATCCTCGCGCTCGTCGTCGCCGTCGGTTTCGCTCTCAACCGCGCGCCGGCTTCCATCGAAGTATTCGAGATCGACGGCTCGTCCGCCACGCCGGAGATGCAGTACCTCGGCCACGGCGCCACAGCCGAAGTGCTTCGGCGTTTGTCGGAGATGAAACAGCTCCGTGTGATCCCCGTTCACGCCACCCGTCGCGACGCTCCCTCGACGGCAGGCGGGGCTGCCTACGCGCTCTCCGGTGAGTTGATCGGGGGCCCGAACGCACGCCTGTCGATAAGCCTTACCGGAAGGGGCCATGTGGTTTGGTCCGCAACGTTTGATGAACAGTTGCTTGAGAACCGCACGGAGTTTCAAAACCGGATCGCCCAGCAGGTCGCGGCGGCGATTGATCAGCAGATCGGGAGGGGCCTCTTCGCGGGGCTCATCCCCCGGTGGGTCCGTTGGCCTTCTCTGAGTCTGAATGCGCAACTGCCTCGTCCGCCCACTGCCGATTCCGAAGCGCTTGATCTCTACATGCGCGGCAGCAAGCTCTTCGAAGAGTTCTCGCCGGCCAGCGCGCTCGCGGCCGCCACCTACTACGAACGCGCCCTCGAGCGCGATCCGAATTTCGCGCTCGCAATGGCCGCCGGCGCCGACGCGTATCTGTTTCTGAAGAACCAGGACGCCGCACGGGCCGGCCACTATCTCCAGCGCGCGGGCGAACTCGCCGCCCGGGCCGTACAAGCAGATCCCAATCTCGCCGAAGGGCACGCCTCGCTGGCCGCCGTGAAGCAGGCGGAATGGGATTGGCCAGCCGCCGAGGAGAGCTACCGCGAAGCCCTGCGCTTGAAACCCAGGTACTCGCGCGCCCATCGTCGGTACGCGGGTCTCATTCTGCAGTTCGGCAGGTTCGATGACGCGCTCAGCCACGCCCGCCAGGCCCTGGAACTCGATCCCTACGACCGTTCCGGACCCGGTTCTCTCGGCGGATACCTCTTCGTCGCCCGCCGTTACCGGGAAGCTCTCGAGATCCTGGAACCCGCTGTTCGCGATCGGGAGACCGCCATGACGCGCCACAACCTGGCCCAGGTTTACGCCCAACTCGGCGTCGAAAGCGGTGGCGTCGAAGCGGACGCCTATTTTGCCAAGGCGCTCGAGCAGGCGCGGATTCTCGCCGGAATCGAAGAACGGGAACGCACCGCGAACGGACCGGCGGCGAAACTCCCCTCTCTCTCGGACCAGATCTACGCTCTCGCCCACTCTCTCGCCGGCGACACCTCCGCGGCTGAACCTTATCTCAAGCGCCTGGAAGCGGATCTCGACGCCCGCCGCATTCCGGCGCTCACCGTCGCCTGGGTATACGCCGCCCAGGGCCGCTCCGCCGACGCGATTTCCGTCTTGGAACGAGCAGTGGCCTATCGGGATCCTGCCCTGCTCTATATCAAAGTGATCCCATTCTTGGACAAATTGCACGCCCAACCTCGGTTTCAGGCGCTGGTGGCACAAATGCGCCTGTAAGCCCTTTACCTAAGGAGCGGAGGAACTCTTGAGGAAAGGATTGATCAACAATGCCCGTGAAGAAAGCTGCCCAAACCAATGCCAGGGTCCTCATGAAAGTGGACAAAAACTCCGGTGTTCCCTCCATACTTGATGGCGCCACGCCCCTGCTCACCGGCCACCTCGACTCGGCCGTGAGTCTTTTTCTCACCAACCGGAAGAAGAGAACCAAGATCGAAGTCGGCCGCGACAAAAAAGGCAATCTCATTCTCTCCGTTGAGGACCAGTAGGTGAGGGCGGTATCCGCCCTCTCCGACGCTGAGACGATCCGTTCGATGGCCCTTGCCTGCGTGGAGGCAGGGGCGCCGGACGAGGCTGAGGAGTTGCTGCTTCGGGCGCTGGAGCTCGACCGCGGCAATCTCCTCTGCCTCCGGGATCTCGCCGTTCTCCAGGGCGCCTCCGGGCGGTGGGAGGCGGCCTCGGAAACGCTGCGGCTGGCCCAAGCCGCGGCGCCGGACGACGCGGCAACGCTCTCCGACCTTGGCCGCGCGCTCACCGAAGCGGGCGAAGCAGCCAGCGCGGTCGAGATCCTCGCGCAGGCCCGCTCCCGAGACCCCGGGGACCCACGGATCGTATATCGCCAGGCATGCGCTCAACTCGCGCTGGGCGAAACCGCGGGCGCCCTGGAGCGGATTGAGGAGTGCCTTGCCGCGGACCCCGCATACGCGCCTGCCCTGCGCCGCGCCGGCGAACTGTACCGCGCTCTCGGCCATCCGCACATCGCGCTGGAGCGTTACGAATGTCTCGCGCGACTTCGGCCCGATGATCCGGAGACCCAGGCGCTGCTGGCGGCCGCCCGTTGGTACGCCGGCGACATCGAGGCGAGCGCGGTAGCGCTTGGCGAGATCGTGAACCGGGAAGCGGCGCCTTCGTTCACCTACTCGGCCTATATCGCGACTTTGCTCCACCGCGAAGGCGAGACGGGCGCCTCGCTCCG
Proteins encoded:
- a CDS encoding DUF1549 domain-containing protein; protein product: MTILPPELDLRTPESRHRLVLREEANGQESDATRKAEWSSANAAVARVDAAGIVTPVASGETTITAKTAKGTAAARVRVTIGAEFHWSFRNHIIPVLTKMGCNQGACHGALAGKNGFKLTLRGYDPELDFDAITRQSVGRRVSPGNPSASLILRKATFAMPHGGGKRFAEKSLEYRVISEWIGDGMAGPKANDATVTGLEVFPARAILAPEAEQQLVVRARYSDGRTEDVTRWAKFSSANEGVALVNDNGLVKMTGKGEAAIPIWYASKVLYARVTAPFERRDASAYAHFLPANLIDEQALAKWKALGFVPSKTATDEAFLRRVYLDATGTLPTPEQVEEFLADASAGKRAKLIDKLLESPEYADFWAYKWSDLLLVSSRKLRTNAMWTFYNWIHDSVKENKPWDRFAREIFTGTGSTREHGALNYYVLHKDTIDLAENVTQAFLGQRLTCARCHNHPLEKWTQKQYYQFANLFARVGVKNGDAAGENVIFAQTSGDIDHPRLRQPLPPAPLDGEALPLDSTADRRVPFAEWLTVDNEYFVKNIVNRVWGNLMGRGLSDPIDDVRATNPASNEELFDALCKHFVASGYDMKGLIRLILNSSAYQLSSEANATNQSDNVYYSKYIVKRLPGEVILDSMSQVTGVASKFGGYPAGTRALQLPDVRVQSQFLTVFGRPNRILCDAAERSQDPSISQALHVINGDTLNLKLADPNGYLAMFQKIGLSDARIVEQLTMAALSRYPSAEEKKRLAGELAKVRAAAKSPEEERRERKQALEDMAWAMLTSKEFLFNH
- a CDS encoding dihydrodipicolinate synthase family protein; this encodes MSLPSPLRGIVTPLLTPLKTPDSLDPEGLDRLVDHVIDGGVHGIFILGTSGEGPSVSASIRRAVVERTCSRAAGRVPVLVGVTDSSLADAVSLANVAAGSGAAAVVTTGPLYMPVTQAQLLGYIADLAAASPLPVMLYNMPSHARVFFEVETVRLAAQIPGVIGLKDSSAQLLYLRGLQQALAGRPDFTLLVGPEEMMPECVMFGVHGGVNGGSNLFPKLFVDLYDAAARGDLATVASLREAVLALSRAVYNAVSYGSSYLQGVKCAAEALGLCAGALAAPYKAFEGAERDAVRRGLADFRNAYQI
- a CDS encoding zinc-dependent alcohol dehydrogenase; protein product: MQAAVLHDFGKALSIEDVPLPAPGPGEALLRVTACGVCHSDLHVVDGDWPRLKPVTRIPLIPGHEVVGVVEKLGDGVTELAVGQRGGVPWLHWACGTCEYCAAGRETLCSKQAITGVTVNGGFATHMLAKASHVARVPNSVSDVDAAPLLCAGVTVYKALKSAGLEAGQQAVIYGVGGLGHLAIQVARAKGAEVAAVDLAEDKLALARESGATWTGTAKPPRGHVVLVAAGSAKAYEAAFASMRKGGTLVVVGMPPEPVPLSAFHMVSGEYRVIGSAVGTREDLRETLELAARGLLRSHVATAPLVEAPSILEKLRAGSITGRVVLVNA
- a CDS encoding ECF-type sigma factor, with protein sequence MLNWLTGGGDPQPEASGGDEIGALLPHWRDPVARDRLFSLIYPELRRAAEIRMRFERPDHTLQPTALVNEVFLQLVRQREMRWQNRAHFLAMASEMMRRILVDHARARGARRRDGGVRVPLEPDQFVTGQDFEEIILLDDLLTRLARKNARLAQVVELRYFGGLSFQEVGEVLRIGERTAKRDWQMARAWLYTAMVPEGPNDARTADTDQTAS
- a CDS encoding protein kinase, with the protein product MTPEQRIQIRQLLEEALELDDGERHAFLQAACHGDPTLRIALDELLEGRGPMPEFLRDAEGVALGPVFSSGTLIDGRFRIERFRGRGGMGEVYEAFDSSLGVRLGLKTLRGDINADQDAIDRFRREVLVARTVTHPNLCRVYDMVEHRSTNEPPVACLTMEWLEGETLAAYLERSRPLSPAVALPLIRQIAAALEALHAAGLVHRDLKPGNVVMVAQPGGGTRAVVTDFGLAKPAAAGEEFFESVVDAQAGAPYFMAPEQLKNERPTTASDVYSFGLMIDEMVTVERAFSAPSLAALYYQRLFEQPALPRDRAPDLPDHWDRTIRRCLATDPAARPATAAAVLAELDGQLPSLPEPAKVPPARPPAGPRYPVFVLAGLAILALVVAVGFALNRAPASIEVFEIDGSSATPEMQYLGHGATAEVLRRLSEMKQLRVIPVHATRRDAPSTAGGAAYALSGELIGGPNARLSISLTGRGHVVWSATFDEQLLENRTEFQNRIAQQVAAAIDQQIGRGLFAGLIPRWVRWPSLSLNAQLPRPPTADSEALDLYMRGSKLFEEFSPASALAAATYYERALERDPNFALAMAAGADAYLFLKNQDAARAGHYLQRAGELAARAVQADPNLAEGHASLAAVKQAEWDWPAAEESYREALRLKPRYSRAHRRYAGLILQFGRFDDALSHARQALELDPYDRSGPGSLGGYLFVARRYREALEILEPAVRDRETAMTRHNLAQVYAQLGVESGGVEADAYFAKALEQARILAGIEERERTANGPAAKLPSLSDQIYALAHSLAGDTSAAEPYLKRLEADLDARRIPALTVAWVYAAQGRSADAISVLERAVAYRDPALLYIKVIPFLDKLHAQPRFQALVAQMRL